From the genome of Pseudomonas sp. TMP9, one region includes:
- the serB gene encoding phosphoserine phosphatase SerB produces MREIVLINITGEDRPGLTAAITGVLAQGGVSILDIGQAVIHDTLSFGILVEIPDTERASSVLKDILFTAYKLDQQVRFTPVSEADYQQWVSGQGKARHIVTLLTRKVTAEQLQRVSAITARYALNIDHIDRLSGRMPLDMPAEQGKGCIEFSVRGEPADPAALRAEFLNVAQELNVDIAFQRDSLYRRNRRLAVFDMDSTLIEAEVIDELAKAAGVGKKVAQITERAMRGELDFAASFRERLALLKGLPETVLADIGASLRLTEGAETLFSELHRLGYKTAILSGGFTYFAKQLQAKLGIDYVFANELQIVDGLVTGVAVEPIVDAQRKADLLRELAAKEGLRLEQTIAVGDGANDLPMLAIAGLGVAFRAKPLVKQSAKQAISTLGLDGILYLLGFRDRDGLE; encoded by the coding sequence TTGCGCGAAATCGTCCTGATCAATATCACCGGCGAAGACCGTCCCGGTTTGACCGCTGCCATCACCGGCGTCTTGGCCCAAGGCGGGGTGAGCATCCTCGACATTGGCCAGGCGGTGATCCACGACACCCTGTCGTTCGGCATTCTGGTCGAAATTCCTGACACCGAACGCGCCTCATCGGTGCTTAAAGACATCCTTTTTACCGCCTACAAGCTCGATCAGCAGGTACGTTTCACGCCCGTCTCCGAGGCGGATTACCAACAGTGGGTCAGCGGTCAGGGCAAAGCTCGGCATATCGTGACCTTGCTCACGCGTAAGGTCACGGCTGAGCAATTGCAGCGTGTCAGTGCGATTACCGCGCGTTATGCGCTGAATATCGACCATATTGATCGTCTTTCCGGGCGTATGCCGCTGGATATGCCGGCTGAACAAGGCAAGGGCTGCATCGAATTTTCGGTGCGTGGGGAGCCTGCTGATCCAGCAGCCCTGCGTGCTGAGTTTCTCAATGTAGCGCAGGAGCTAAATGTCGACATTGCCTTCCAGCGCGACTCGCTTTATCGGCGTAACCGCCGCTTAGCGGTGTTCGACATGGACTCGACGCTGATCGAGGCCGAGGTGATCGATGAGCTGGCTAAAGCGGCTGGCGTGGGTAAAAAGGTCGCGCAAATTACCGAGCGTGCCATGCGCGGCGAACTGGATTTTGCCGCCAGTTTCCGTGAGCGCTTGGCATTGCTTAAAGGCTTACCGGAAACAGTGCTGGCCGATATCGGCGCTTCGCTGCGCCTGACTGAAGGCGCTGAAACGCTGTTTAGTGAACTGCATCGTCTGGGCTATAAAACTGCGATCCTGTCCGGTGGCTTTACCTACTTTGCTAAGCAGTTGCAGGCTAAGTTAGGCATCGACTATGTGTTCGCCAACGAGCTGCAGATTGTCGATGGCCTGGTCACCGGCGTTGCGGTCGAGCCGATTGTCGATGCGCAACGCAAAGCTGATCTGCTGCGCGAACTGGCCGCCAAGGAAGGGCTGCGATTGGAGCAAACAATTGCCGTGGGCGATGGCGCCAATGACTTGCCGATGCTGGCGATTGCCGGCTTGGGCGTGGCCTTCCGCGCTAAACCGCTGGTTAAGCAGTCGGCCAAACAGGCGATTTCGACCCTCGGGCTGGATGGCATCCTGTATTTACTCGGCTTCCGTGATCGCGACGGGTTGGAGTAA
- a CDS encoding AhpA/YtjB family protein — protein sequence MNRPAPVKPDNFFLLLFQALRQKRIPLALRIVSHSLLLVALALVIYGWVIGMQFKHAMQQQAEALGTSLITQTATSATELLVSNDILSLNVLLNNLVKNPLVAHAAIYSVDNRILAEAGSRPSQSMLGETEGLYSTPITFQEVIAGQLRISLDMQQFQQPMTISLQSMGILSLILLALTLSLSMRLGRHISTPLLQLRVWLRDPDDPAPGAGRQDEIGDLARQLQARLVPESPAQPQQSAFYDDEADTQGAHAYLDESFDNEPNFNVSDWHDEQDDEPDDSIEPRQNGTARYDDRDVDDPFSELRDSAEPAAVSIAPQQPQPSAVLAIQLGAQEQLRRLPRSRLMELLQRYRDCLDRAASLYEGELHTLSDGSSLMLFHQLDCGEDYLTHAICCGELMRALGHALQIEVADSGITLQLQLGLTQGENLSDLSQGDLLLSETAQNALALSQHSRNLLLVERSIADDALVSQRARIRAIASPQGACCVERLLEPYPSLLERQMAHMLESNQT from the coding sequence GTGAACCGGCCCGCCCCCGTAAAGCCCGATAATTTCTTCTTGTTGCTGTTCCAGGCGCTGCGGCAAAAACGCATCCCGCTGGCGCTGCGCATCGTCAGCCATAGCCTGCTGCTGGTCGCCCTGGCGCTGGTGATTTACGGCTGGGTGATTGGTATGCAATTCAAGCATGCCATGCAGCAGCAGGCCGAAGCCTTGGGCACCAGCCTGATCACCCAAACCGCGACCTCGGCAACCGAGCTGCTGGTGTCTAACGATATTCTCAGCCTCAACGTGCTGCTCAATAACCTGGTGAAAAACCCACTGGTGGCCCATGCGGCCATCTACAGCGTGGACAACCGCATCCTCGCCGAGGCCGGCTCACGTCCAAGCCAGAGCATGCTCGGTGAAACCGAAGGGCTGTATTCCACACCGATCACCTTCCAAGAAGTGATCGCCGGGCAGCTGCGCATCAGCCTGGACATGCAGCAATTCCAGCAGCCAATGACCATCAGCCTGCAAAGCATGGGTATTCTCAGCTTGATTTTGTTGGCCCTGACCCTGTCGCTGAGCATGCGCTTGGGCCGGCATATCTCCACCCCGCTGCTGCAACTACGCGTGTGGCTGCGCGACCCGGATGATCCCGCCCCAGGTGCCGGCCGCCAAGATGAAATTGGCGATCTAGCGCGCCAGTTGCAAGCCAGGTTGGTGCCAGAGTCGCCGGCGCAGCCGCAACAATCGGCTTTCTACGACGACGAAGCGGACACGCAAGGCGCGCACGCTTACCTCGATGAGTCGTTCGATAATGAACCGAACTTCAACGTGAGTGATTGGCACGATGAACAGGACGATGAGCCAGACGACTCAATCGAACCGAGGCAGAACGGTACTGCGCGCTATGACGACCGCGACGTAGATGATCCCTTTTCCGAACTACGGGACAGCGCTGAACCGGCTGCAGTTTCCATAGCACCGCAACAGCCACAACCCAGTGCCGTACTGGCCATTCAATTGGGCGCCCAAGAGCAGTTGCGTCGCCTGCCGCGTAGCCGCTTGATGGAGTTACTGCAACGCTACCGCGACTGCCTGGACCGGGCCGCCAGCTTGTATGAGGGCGAGCTGCATACCCTCAGTGATGGCAGCAGCTTGATGCTGTTCCACCAGCTTGATTGTGGCGAGGACTACCTGACCCACGCGATTTGCTGCGGTGAACTGATGCGCGCCCTCGGCCATGCCCTGCAAATTGAAGTGGCAGACAGCGGCATTACCTTACAGCTGCAACTGGGCCTGACCCAGGGCGAAAACCTCAGCGATCTCAGCCAAGGCGACCTGCTGCTGAGTGAGACAGCGCAAAATGCCTTAGCGCTCTCCCAGCACAGCCGCAACCTGCTGCTGGTCGAACGCAGCATTGCCGACGATGCCTTGGTCAGCCAACGCGCACGTATTCGTGCAATTGCCAGCCCGCAGGGGGCCTGCTGCGTAGAGCGCCTACTGGAACCATACCCATCGCTGCTGGAGCGGCAGATGGCGCACATGCTCGAAAGCAACCAGACCTGA
- a CDS encoding ABC-type transport auxiliary lipoprotein family protein, whose product MTPLRFPAILLLAGLFGLTGCMRYQPAPFYQLDSGDIGVPQAEQGIAVLLGPVAIADYLQREALLQRQADGSLTAAADARWAGSLAADIDQQLLRQLAARLDSQRLVLAPATAGFVPQVRIGVSITRLDSGPQRPAVLEAQWRLAGVDGTLLDGRLIRLEAAHSGSIVDQVRAQSVLVQQLVEQLAVAVETQATPEPPAPVRKPAPAKPAPPSAPRIPVVEPLRSEGEVFRF is encoded by the coding sequence ATGACCCCACTGCGGTTCCCTGCGATCTTGCTGCTGGCAGGCCTATTTGGCCTGACGGGTTGCATGCGCTACCAACCAGCACCGTTCTACCAGCTTGATAGTGGCGATATCGGTGTGCCTCAAGCTGAGCAAGGCATTGCCGTGCTGCTTGGGCCGGTAGCGATTGCTGATTACCTGCAACGTGAGGCGCTGTTGCAGCGCCAAGCCGATGGCAGCCTGACTGCCGCCGCCGACGCGCGCTGGGCCGGCAGCCTGGCGGCTGATATTGATCAGCAGTTGCTGCGTCAGTTAGCGGCGCGCTTAGACAGTCAGCGCCTGGTGTTAGCGCCGGCCACCGCCGGCTTTGTGCCGCAGGTGCGCATAGGTGTGTCGATTACCCGTTTGGATTCAGGCCCGCAGCGCCCGGCTGTGCTTGAGGCACAGTGGCGTCTGGCGGGTGTCGACGGCACGTTACTTGATGGGCGCTTGATCCGTCTTGAGGCGGCTCATAGCGGCAGCATTGTTGACCAGGTACGGGCGCAGAGTGTGCTGGTACAACAACTGGTCGAGCAGTTAGCTGTGGCTGTCGAAACACAGGCCACGCCTGAGCCGCCAGCACCGGTGCGTAAACCTGCGCCGGCAAAACCAGCACCTCCCTCTGCGCCGCGCATTCCGGTGGTGGAGCCGCTGCGCAGCGAAGGCGAGGTCTTCCGCTTTTAG
- the parC gene encoding DNA topoisomerase IV subunit A: protein MSDSLDLSLDGVERRSLADFTEQAYLNYSMYVIMDRALPHIGDGLKPVQRRIIYAMSELGLDADSKHKKSARTVGDVLGKFHPHGDSACYEAMVLMAQPFSYRYTLVDGQGNWGAPDDPKSFAAMRYTEARLSRYAEVLLTELGQGTVDWVLNFDGTMNEPATLPARLPNLLLNGTTGIAVGMATDVPPHNLREVATACIRLLDEPNATVEQLCEHILGPDYPTEAEIITPRADLLKIYETGKGSVRMRAVYRVEDGDVVVTALPHQVSGAKVLEQIAAQMQAKKLPMVADLRDESDHEHPCRIVIIPRSNRVDADELMQHLFATTELESSYRVNTNVIGLDGKPSVKNLRTLLTEWLVYRVNTVRRRLQFRLDKVERRLHLLEGLLVAFLNLDEVIHIIRTEDQPKPVLMARFGLDDIQADYILDTRLRQLARLEEMKIRGEQDELAKERDKLQALLGSETKLKKLVRKELVDDAEKYGDDRRSPIVARVEAKALSENELMPTEPVTVVISEKGWVRCGKGHDIDATGLSYKAGDGFKTSAPGRSNQFAVFIDSTGRSYSLAAHTLPSARGQGEPLTGRLTPPPGATFECVLLPDDSALYVIASDAGYGFVVKGEDLQAKNKAGKALLSLPAGARVVPPKPLANREEDWLAAVTTEGRLLLFKVADLPQLGKGKGNKIIGIPAERVALREEYLTDLAVLPVGATLVLQAGKRTLSLKADDLEHYKGERGRRGNKLPRGFQRVDSLLVEVQG from the coding sequence ATGAGCGACTCCCTCGATTTGAGCCTGGACGGTGTTGAACGCCGTTCCCTTGCCGACTTTACCGAGCAGGCTTACCTCAATTATTCCATGTACGTGATCATGGACCGCGCGCTGCCGCATATCGGCGACGGGCTTAAGCCCGTGCAGCGGCGCATCATCTATGCCATGAGCGAGCTGGGGCTGGACGCGGATTCCAAGCACAAAAAATCGGCGCGTACCGTCGGCGACGTGCTCGGTAAGTTCCACCCGCACGGCGACAGCGCCTGCTATGAAGCCATGGTGTTGATGGCTCAGCCGTTCAGCTACCGCTACACCTTGGTTGATGGCCAGGGCAACTGGGGTGCGCCGGATGACCCCAAGTCCTTCGCCGCCATGCGCTACACCGAGGCGCGCTTGTCGCGGTACGCCGAAGTGCTGCTCACCGAGCTGGGCCAGGGCACCGTGGATTGGGTGCTGAACTTCGACGGCACGATGAATGAGCCCGCGACTCTGCCAGCGCGGCTGCCGAATTTGCTGCTTAACGGCACCACCGGCATCGCCGTGGGCATGGCCACCGACGTGCCGCCGCATAACTTGCGCGAAGTGGCGACGGCCTGCATTCGCCTGCTGGATGAGCCGAATGCCACGGTTGAGCAGTTGTGTGAGCATATTCTCGGACCGGATTATCCGACCGAGGCAGAGATCATTACCCCGCGCGCGGACCTGCTGAAAATCTATGAGACCGGCAAAGGCTCGGTGCGTATGCGCGCCGTGTACCGCGTCGAAGATGGCGATGTGGTGGTCACTGCGCTGCCGCATCAGGTGTCTGGGGCCAAGGTGCTGGAGCAGATCGCTGCGCAGATGCAGGCCAAAAAGTTGCCGATGGTCGCTGATCTGCGCGACGAATCGGACCACGAGCACCCGTGCCGCATCGTCATTATTCCGCGCTCTAACCGCGTGGATGCGGATGAGCTGATGCAGCACCTGTTTGCTACCACTGAGCTTGAGTCTAGCTACCGGGTTAACACTAACGTGATTGGCCTGGACGGCAAACCGTCGGTGAAAAATCTGCGTACGCTGCTCACCGAGTGGCTGGTGTACCGGGTCAATACGGTGCGTCGCCGCCTGCAGTTCCGTCTGGATAAAGTCGAGCGGCGTCTGCACCTGTTGGAAGGCTTGCTCGTCGCGTTCCTTAATTTGGATGAAGTGATCCACATCATCCGCACCGAGGATCAGCCCAAGCCCGTGCTGATGGCGCGTTTCGGCCTTGATGATATACAAGCCGATTACATTCTCGACACGCGCCTGCGCCAGCTCGCACGTCTTGAAGAAATGAAAATCCGCGGTGAGCAAGACGAGCTGGCCAAGGAGCGCGACAAACTGCAGGCCCTGCTCGGCAGCGAAACCAAGCTGAAGAAACTGGTCCGCAAAGAGCTGGTCGATGACGCCGAAAAGTACGGCGACGATCGTCGTTCGCCCATCGTGGCCCGCGTCGAGGCTAAGGCCTTGAGCGAAAACGAGTTGATGCCCACCGAGCCAGTCACCGTGGTGATCTCGGAAAAAGGCTGGGTGCGCTGCGGCAAGGGTCATGATATCGACGCCACAGGCTTGTCATACAAAGCCGGTGATGGCTTTAAGACATCCGCGCCAGGGCGCTCCAATCAGTTTGCGGTGTTTATTGACTCAACCGGGCGCAGCTACTCGTTAGCGGCGCATACCCTGCCCTCGGCCCGCGGCCAGGGCGAGCCACTGACCGGGCGTTTGACCCCGCCGCCCGGCGCAACCTTCGAGTGTGTGCTGTTGCCGGATGACAGTGCGCTGTATGTGATTGCCTCCGATGCCGGCTACGGCTTTGTGGTCAAAGGCGAAGACTTGCAAGCCAAGAACAAGGCCGGCAAGGCGCTGCTCAGCTTGCCGGCTGGTGCGCGGGTGGTGCCGCCAAAACCGCTGGCTAACCGTGAAGAGGATTGGCTGGCGGCCGTGACCACCGAGGGCCGTCTGCTGCTATTTAAGGTCGCTGACCTACCGCAACTGGGCAAAGGCAAAGGTAATAAGATCATCGGCATTCCGGCTGAGCGCGTCGCCCTGCGTGAGGAATACCTCACTGACCTCGCGGTATTACCCGTCGGCGCGACCTTGGTGTTGCAAGCGGGTAAGCGCACCCTGTCGCTCAAAGCGGATGACCTGGAGCACTACAAGGGCGAGCGCGGACGACGTGGTAATAAGCTGCCGCGTGGCTTCCAGCGCGTCGACAGCCTATTAGTCGAGGTTCAGGGTTAA
- a CDS encoding TIGR02281 family clan AA aspartic protease: MSAQPVGKRAGRMMLVLTWGAALLLATKFFGDWEEAQRNPNQAPESLHSSGYVDVHLASSRQGHYMADGTINGEAVTFLLDTGATQVAVPTSVAQRLGLQAGAAITISTANGRATAHRTRLQRLQLGDIVLTDVDALIASGMGGDDVLLGMSALKQLEFTQRDGTLMLRQTTSQQPISQPSTVLQSTSQ; the protein is encoded by the coding sequence ATGAGCGCGCAACCGGTCGGTAAACGGGCGGGCCGGATGATGCTGGTGCTGACGTGGGGCGCGGCTTTACTGCTGGCGACTAAGTTTTTTGGCGACTGGGAAGAGGCTCAGCGCAACCCTAACCAGGCGCCTGAATCACTGCACAGCAGCGGCTACGTTGATGTACACCTGGCCAGCAGCCGTCAGGGCCATTACATGGCGGATGGCACGATCAATGGCGAGGCGGTGACCTTTCTCCTCGACACCGGCGCGACCCAAGTGGCGGTGCCGACCAGCGTGGCGCAGCGGCTGGGGTTGCAAGCGGGTGCGGCCATCACCATCAGCACGGCTAACGGTCGCGCCACGGCGCACCGCACCCGCCTGCAGCGTTTGCAGTTGGGCGATATCGTCCTCACTGACGTCGACGCTCTGATTGCCTCGGGCATGGGCGGCGATGACGTATTGCTCGGCATGAGCGCCCTGAAACAACTCGAATTTACCCAGCGCGACGGCACCTTGATGCTGCGCCAAACCACTTCGCAGCAACCTATTTCGCAGCCATCCACTGTGCTGCAATCCACTTCGCAATGA
- a CDS encoding esterase-like activity of phytase family protein: protein MMPRLLAIWLLLCWPLVASAAALQELKLLNEQPVNGVSGGNLSGLAWCDGALWAVSDRDDQQLYRLQSDQSQWHATAEAFLAPPAPDTRLPWGLRMRSWAAGLVRGGELDFEGLSCDAAGNRYLVSEARAAVLQVPVIGEPKWLALPQGVVRQARASGMLLHYNSLFEGIAVDPAGERLYLAAERMRRGLLVVHKSRATWRCTGGCVLFSEAGNESGPEQMGTKEQPRDFSGLAFFNEKLFTLERQAHRICRRSLSNAQVERCWSFAAAALTPERRYPPAYGLAEALWVDQDGAWIGVDNGRFSRADGESRPIIWRFAAPKGGWGATL from the coding sequence CTGATGCCGAGACTGTTAGCCATCTGGCTGCTGCTCTGCTGGCCGTTAGTGGCCAGTGCAGCGGCACTGCAAGAGCTAAAGCTGCTGAACGAGCAACCGGTTAACGGCGTCAGTGGCGGCAACCTGTCGGGGCTGGCGTGGTGCGACGGTGCGTTGTGGGCGGTTTCTGATCGCGATGATCAGCAGTTGTATCGCCTGCAGTCGGATCAATCGCAGTGGCACGCCACGGCCGAGGCCTTTCTCGCACCGCCCGCGCCGGACACCCGTTTACCGTGGGGCTTGCGCATGCGCAGTTGGGCCGCGGGCTTGGTGCGCGGCGGTGAGCTGGACTTCGAGGGCCTAAGCTGCGACGCCGCCGGTAATCGTTATTTAGTCAGTGAGGCCCGTGCGGCAGTGCTGCAGGTGCCGGTGATCGGCGAGCCTAAATGGCTGGCCCTGCCTCAAGGCGTGGTGCGCCAAGCGCGTGCCAGCGGTATGTTGCTGCATTACAACTCGCTGTTTGAAGGCATCGCGGTTGATCCTGCGGGCGAGCGCCTGTACCTCGCGGCCGAGCGCATGCGCCGTGGCCTGTTGGTGGTCCACAAGTCGCGGGCTACATGGCGCTGCACCGGCGGCTGCGTGCTGTTCAGCGAGGCGGGCAACGAGTCGGGTCCCGAGCAGATGGGGACCAAAGAGCAGCCTCGGGATTTTTCCGGGTTGGCTTTTTTTAATGAAAAACTCTTCACTCTTGAGCGGCAAGCACACCGGATTTGTCGGCGCAGCCTGAGTAATGCTCAGGTCGAGCGTTGCTGGTCGTTCGCCGCTGCGGCGCTAACCCCAGAGCGGCGTTACCCGCCTGCGTATGGCTTGGCTGAGGCGCTGTGGGTGGATCAAGACGGTGCATGGATCGGTGTCGATAATGGTCGCTTCAGCCGCGCAGACGGTGAGTCGCGCCCGATTATTTGGCGTTTTGCCGCGCCCAAAGGCGGTTGGGGTGCAACGTTATGA